The nucleotide sequence gccccaggttcgtgagtgcttgcgtaactgcttcgtgaatctggccccataccatctgattaaaaaaataaaaatgagttctATAGTTGCAAAAATGAGTGCCAATATACTACGAGAGATCCATTCTCGTGGGCATTATGGGTGTCGAACCCAGGAACCCATGCGTGCGTGAAACCGACCCTCTATCGACCGGGTTATGaacaactttaaaaaaaaaaaatgaaagttTCCAAATAGATGGAAACACACACGTGGGGTCAACGGTTCGAGCCTccaacagcccaggtgaatgcgaTGTACATTtccaagtgtggatgacaatttataccaagagacacacacatacatccaaATAAATTTATATGATTTAAAATTATGTATTGTGAGAATAGCAATAGTTTAGTGACTGTAATTGTGTTCACATGAACGTCGCCGTGTTCATACAGAACAAAAGAGGAAGAacaaaatttttatatttttggagAGATAGATTATAAATAATTTGCCCAAGATCGCTAAAGCACTGAGTCCAGGAGTCGGACAAAGATATGATACTAGGAGTCTGACAAAGAAATGATACAGGAGTCGGACAAAGAAATTATCACAATGATCTACCCCAACCCAGGAAGAACACTAGGGACCAGGAAGAACACCAGGCCAGGAAGAACACCAGGGCCAGGAAGAACACCAGGCCAGGGAGAACACCAGGGCCAGGAAGAACACCAGGCCAGGAAGAACACCAGGGCCAGGAAGAACACCAGGCCAGGAAGAACACCAGGGCCAGGAAGAACACCAGGCCAGGGAGAACACCGTCATGGTGGCCGAGGGAGCATGGGAATGTGTAATAAATGGAAAATACATAAAATCTCTCCTGCATAGGGATCTGTTCCCAGAAGAACTGCCAACATATGCAAACTTGCTAGCAGGCGccggcgtgcgtgcgtgtgtgcgtgtgtgtgtgtgtaggtgtgtgtgtgtgtgtaggtgtgtgtgtgtgtgtaggtgtgtgtgtaggtgtgtgtgtgtaggtgaaagagcaagagagagagagagagagagagagagagagagagagagagagagagagagagagagagagagagagagagagagagagagagagagagagagagagagagagagagagagtgagagagagagagggagtgagagagagagaggtcactcgATAagtcatctctagtcttgaccaagtctggtgggaacggtctgaacatcagagcctgcaacaccgtcgggacgttggtggtcttactgttatgtacaaggccaacatcctcaaagtcccgcacctggcccaactccgtggacaaccAGTATCTGCCACTCATAGCACAGGGCTCtcagccatcaacacaccatcagcAATAATTCATTCTCAGTCTGATTGGCATCTGGAAATTGTTTGCCCAACAGGTTTgacacacgggagatcaggtcaaccaatcacatgaaggctctggcacacagttggctacaggctcatcctgttccttatatgattgttacttagaTTGAAATAAGGCTTTTTCCTTATGATTCAAATGAAATAAATGGGTCTTTTGAGAcatgcttcagatgagctgaggtaggataacagctcttgcttgcagtttcaccatgTACTTCAATTGACAGCTATAATTTACCGTAGGCTtagttaaagagagagagagagagagagagagagagagagagagagagagagagagagagagagagagagagagagagagagagagagagagagagagagagagagagagagagagagagtgtgagggagagagagtgtgagagtgagtgtgtgagggagagggggtgtgagAGGGGGTTCAGTGAGAGGGAAACACTCTCACCACCGCAAGTTTCCAACACACTCTCCCATTTCGACAGAAAATAACAACAAACTGCTCGCTCTATACACACTGCGTATTCATTCCTTTCCCAAACAAATGCTAAAAATAATTTTTACACAAAATCCAACACTATCctctcacatgtgtgtgtgtgtgtgtgtgtgtgtgtgtgtgtgtgtgtgtgtgtgtgtgtgtgtgtgtgtgtgtgtgttaaaactgGCTTTACTATTAATTTTTTTTGgcagtgttttatatatataaattttagaaTGTCATCTGTCTCTTCTTTCGTATGTTAATAGCTTTTACGGTGGTGAAGTTGGAATTTCCACTTTTCAATATATCCATTGTTCAGAAATCCAAAATTAAGGGTTTCTCTTTCAAGGAAAACCTATTTAAGGTATATTTGTTTTTTGTTATACCTTTTTAAGGTTGCATTTTTAAGGTATACCTTTGTAAGATATATTTAGGGTATCAATTATTTTAAGATATCCATTTTCCGGATATCCCTTTTTTAGGATATAGTTTTTTTTTGTAGCCTTTTTTCATCTCCAGTCTTGCAGGATGTTGTAGCATTATCCAGTTGAGATAAGGTTGCTATCCTCTTGCATTGCAACCTTATTCATTCCTTTGCATTCCTCACTTGAATCCTCATTGAATCCCTTGCATTCCTCACTTGAATCCTCATTGAATCCCTTGCATTCCTCACTTGAATCCTCATTGAATCCCTTGCATTCCTCACTTGAATCCTCATTGAATCCCTTGCATTCCTCACTTGAATCCTCATTGAATCCCTTGCATTCCTCACTTGAATCCTCATTGAATCCCTTGCATTCCTCACTTGAATCCTCATTGAATCCCTTGCATTCCTCACTTGAATCCTCATTGAATCCCTTGCATTCCTCACTTGAATCCTCATTGAATCCCTTGCATTCCTCACTTGAATCCTCATTGAATCCCTTGCATTCCTCACCTGAATTCCTTGACTGAAACGGTGACTCCTCACCTGTATCCCTCATCGCTACCTATCTGTACATTTCAGTGGGATTCTGAATCACTTCAGATTCTGACAGTGGGACACTTGTAATCCCACACCAAAGTGGCACTGCTCAAGTACCACTTTTAACACCCCCTATTCTTGGGCAGTTACCCCTTTCTTAACTCTCTCCAGAGGTAAGAAGGTGAATATCTTCTTCATTAAGCATCATCTAGAGACTCCTATTCTTGCTATTCTTAATTTTCGAGATTTAGCTTCAACCCATTCGAATTTTCAGCCATAAGCCCGCTCCTGAAATTTCGTCGAAGCTTGAATTCATCGTTTACTAACTGGATGAGTTGTGGAAGCCTTGTATTCATCGTTTTCTAGCAGAATGAGTTGTGGAAGCCTTGTATTCATCGTATATTAGCAGAATGAGTTGTGGAAGCCTTATATTCATCGTTTTCTAGCAGAATGAGTTGTGGAAGCCCGTGCATTCATCGCGTTATCTCAGCTCCCGTAAGCCATTCCTCGGCTGGGGACTCACAGCTCCGTGTTCGCAGCTGGTGCTGGGAGAATGGTGCTGAGAAAATGCTTCCTATGAGCCAGGCGTTGGaagacctcttcctcctcctcttagtCTTCTCCAACCATTGGACGCACCTGTGCTGCTCCCATACATTAGACCagcccctacacacaccctcttcctcccccctccacacctcacacacacacacacacacacacacacacacacacacacctcacactcacacacacacacacacacacacacacacacacacacacacacacacacacacacacacacacacacacacacacacacacacacacacacacacacacctcacactcacacacacacacacacacacactatttacaaTTTCTCAAACATGCTTTTATCTGATTTACAACAACCGATAAGTAACCTTTGC is from Procambarus clarkii isolate CNS0578487 chromosome 54, FALCON_Pclarkii_2.0, whole genome shotgun sequence and encodes:
- the LOC138352761 gene encoding protein rtoA-like; translation: MRDTGEESPFQSRNSGEECKGFNEDSSEECKGFNEDSSEECKGFNEDSSEECKGFNEDSSEECKGFNEDSSEECKGFNEDSSEECKGFNEDSSEECKGFNEDSSEECKGFNEDSSEECKGFNEDSSEECKGMNKVAMQEDSNLISTG